From a region of the Falco peregrinus isolate bFalPer1 chromosome 5, bFalPer1.pri, whole genome shotgun sequence genome:
- the LOC101924299 gene encoding C-C chemokine receptor type 2, which produces MENHTTDLADWSLTTEFDYGDSAPCMGTEEKHFAANLLPPLYSLVVIFGLIGNMLVVLILVKYKRLKSMTDIYLLNLAISDLLFVFSLPFWAYYAVHDWIFGEALCRILSGVYLLGFYSGIFFIILLTLDRYLAIVHAVFALKARTVTYGILTSVVTWAVAIFASVPGIVFHKTQKENSRYTCSAHYPSDATINWKYSFTLNMNILGLIVPMLIMIFSYSQILKTLLQCRNEKKQKAVRLIFVIMVFYFIFWTPFHISSFLHTFQSSLFVPNCEIKGELEKAIQVTETISMIHCCINPVIYAFVGEKFRKYLYAFFRKHVAAHLCKKCPTLYREKLERVSSTFTPSTAEHDISTGL; this is translated from the coding sequence ATGGAAAACCATACCACAGACTTAGCCGACTGGTCACTGACAACAGAATTTGACTACGGTGATTCAGCACCATGCATGGGAACGGAGGAAAAGCACTTTGCAGCAAACCTTTTGCCACCGCTTTATTCTTTAGTGGTGATATTTGGCCTCATAGGCAACATGCTTGTTGTCCTTATCCTGGTAAAATACAAGAGACTGAAGAGCATGACTGACATCTACCTGCTTAATTTGGCAATATCTGATttgctgtttgtattttctctccctttttggGCTTATTACGCTGTTCATGACTGGATTTTTGGGGAGGCGCTGTGCAGAATTCTCTCAGGCGTCTACCTCCTTGGCTTCTACAGCGGCATCTTTTTCATAATCCTGTTGACCCTAGACAGGTACCTGGCCATAGTGCATGCAGTGTTTGCCTTAAAAGCTAGGACAGTTACCTATGGCATCCTCACTAGTGTTGTCACTTGGGCTGTTGCTATTTTTGCTTCTGTCCCTGGGATAGTATTTCACAAAactcaaaaggaaaattcacGTTATACCTGCAGTGCTCATTATCCAAGTGATGCCACGATAAATTGGAAGTACTCCTTTACTTTAAACATGAACATTCTGGGACTTATTGTTCCTATGTTAATTATGATTTTCAGTTACTCACAAATTCTAAAAACATTACTGCAATGTAGgaatgagaaaaagcagaaggcagtGAGACTTATTTTCGTGATCATggttttttactttatcttCTGGACACCATtccatatttcttcttttttgcatACATTTCAAAGTTCACTTTTTGTCCCAAACTGTGAAATCAAAGGTGAACTGGAGAAAGCAATCCAAGTGACAGAAACAATATCAATGATCCACTGTTGTATCAATCCTGTGATTTATGCTTTTGTTGGAGAAAAATTTAGGAAGTATCTTTACGcctttttcagaaagcatgtTGCAGCCCATCTCTGCAAAAAATGTCCAACTCTTTATCGCGAAAAATTAGAAAGAGTTAGTTCCACATTCACACCATCCACTGCAGAGCATGACATCTCTACTGGACTgtaa
- the LOC101924472 gene encoding C-C chemokine receptor type 5-like, which translates to MENHTTDLADWSLTTEFDYGDSAPCMGTEEKHFAANLLPPLYSLVVIFGLIGNMLVVLILVKYKRLKSMTDIYLLNLAISDLLFIFSLPFWAYYAVHDWIFGEALCRILSGVYLLGFYSGIFFIILLTLDRYLAIVHAVFALKARTVTYGILTSVVTWAVAIFASVPGIVFHKTQKENSRYTCSAHYPSEQRNVWKQFLTLKMNILGLVIPMLIMICSYTQIIKTLLQCRNEKKHKAVRLIFIIMIAYFFFWAPYNICILLRDFQGAFSITTCEGSGQLHKATQVTETISMIHCCINPVIYAFAGEKFRKYLHSFFRKQIAFHFSKYCPVFYVDTAERASSTYTQSTGEQEVSAAL; encoded by the coding sequence ATGGAAAACCATACCACAGACTTAGCCGACTGGTCACTGACAACAGAATTTGACTACGGTGATTCAGCACCATGCATGGGAACTGAGGAAAAGCACTTTGCAGCAAACCTTTTGCCACCGCTTTATTCTTTAGTGGTGATATTTGGCCTCATAGGCAACATGCTTGTTGTCCTTATCCTGGTAAAATACAAGAGACTGAAGAGCATGACTGACATCTACCTGCTTAATTTGGCAATATCTGATTTGctgtttatattttctctccctttttggGCTTATTACGCTGTTCATGACTGGATTTTTGGGGAGGCGCTGTGCAGAATTCTCTCAGGCGTCTACCTCCTTGGCTTCTACAGCGGCATCTTTTTCATAATCCTGTTGACCCTAGACAGGTACCTGGCCATAGTGCATGCAGTGTTTGCCTTAAAAGCTAGGACAGTTACCTATGGCATCCTCACTAGTGTTGTCACTTGGGCTGTTGctatttttgcttctgttcctgGGATAGTATTTCACAAAactcaaaaggaaaattcacGTTATACCTGCAGTGCTCATTATCCGTCAGAGCAGAGAAATGTATGGAAGCAATTCTTGACCTTAAAAATGAACATCCTGGGACTTGTTATTCCTATGTTAATTATGATCTGCAGCTACACACAAATTATAAAAACATTACTGCAATGTAGGAATGAGAAGAAACATAAAGCAGTCAGGCTTATTTTTATCATAATGATtgcctacttttttttctgggcacCATATAACATTTGCATTCTCTTGCGTGATTTTCAAGGTGCATTTTCCATCACTACTTGTGAAGGCAGTGGTCAGCTGCACAAAGCAACCCAAGTGACAGAAACAATATCAATGATCCACTGTTGTATCAACCCTGTCATTTATGCCTTTGCCGGAGAAAAATTTAGGAAGTATCTTCATagctttttcagaaagcagattgCATTCCACTTCTCTAAATACTGTCCTGTTTTCTATGTTGACACAGCTGAACGAGCTAGCTCCACCTACACACAATCTACTGGAGAGCAGGAAGTTTCTGCTGCATTGTAA